The genome window CAAACTCCTCCGGCTTCATGGCCGCGAGGTTTGACCCGTCGCGGAACCGGGGAGTTACCGTACCTGATTCGACTTCCTTGTCACCGATGACGAGCATATAGGGAATTTTCTGTAACTGGGCTTCGCGGATCTTGAACCCCAGCTTTTCGTTGCGAAAATCCTTCTGAACCCTCACCCCGTTCGTCCGAAGCGACTCGAACACCTGCGCCGCATAGGGCTGCTGGTTGTCGGTAACGGTAAGCACAATGGCCTGAACCGGCGAGAGCCACACGGGGAAATTGCCGGCGAAGTGCTCAATGAGGACACCGATAAACCGCTCGATGGACCCGAGAATGACCCGATGGACCATGACGGGGCGCTTGCGCTCGCCATCCGCATCCACATAGGTCAGATCAAACCGTTCGGGGAGCGTAAAATCGCACTGGATTGTAGCACACTGCCACTTCCTGTCAAGGGAATCGCGCAGCTTGATATCGATCTTGGGCCCGTAGAACGCGCCGTCCCCCTCGTTGATCTCATAGGGCCGGCCCGAGTCCTTGAGGGCACCCAGCAAGGCCCCGGTGGCGCGCTCCCAGTCCTCGTCCGAGCCGATGGACTTCTCGGGCCTGGTGGAGAGCTCCATCTCGTAGTCGAACCCGAATATGCCCATGACGTCGTTCACAAAGGAGATGACCCCCTTGATCTCGGCATCCAGTTGTTCGGGAGTACAGAGGATATGGGCATCGTCCTGGGTGAAGCAGCGTACCCGCAAAAGGCCGTGCAGCACGCCGGCGCGCTCGTGGCGATGCACCGTGCCGAGTTCGAAGAAGCGGAGCGGCAGATCCCGGTAGCTGCGCAACTGGGACTTGTAAATCATCATGTGGGAAAGACAGTTCATGGGCTTGATGCCGAAGCCCTGCCCCTCCACCTCGGTGAAATACATGTTCTCGCGGTAATTGTCGTAGTGGCCGGAACGCTGCCAGAGTTCGGTCTTCAGGATCTGGGGACCGACCACGATGTCATAGCCGCGCCTGAGATGCTCACGGCGCTCGAAATCCTCCAGCAGGGTACGGAGCATGGCGCCCTTCGGATGCCAGATGACGAAACCAGCCCCCACGTCATCGGAGAAGGAAAAGAGATCGAGCTCCCGGCCCAGCTTGCGGTGGTCGCGGCGCTTGGCCTCCTCAATCTTCTCCAGGTAGGCTTCGAGCTCCTTCTTGTCCGCAAAGGCAGTGCCGTAGACCCGTTGGAGCATCTTGTTCTTCTCGTCCCCGCGCCAGTAGGCGCCGGCCAGAGAAGTCAATTTGAACGCCCGGCAAAAGGAGGTCGAAGGGAGGTGGGGACCGCGGCACAGGTCAACGAAATCGCCCTGGCGATAGAGCGAAACGTTCTCCTCGGGGAGCGCCTCGATGATCTCGACCTTGTACTCTTCACCCATGTCACGGAAAAGCCTCACCGCCTCGTCACGGGAGAGCACCTGGCGCTCGACGGGAATGTCGGCCTTGGCGAGCTCTCTCATCCGCTCCTCGATGCGGGCGAGGTCTTCGGGACTAAATGGGGTTTCCACGTCGAAATCGTAGTAGAAGCCCGTTTCCACGGCAGGGCCGATGGTAACCTTGGCGGTCGGGAAGAGCTGCTTCACCGCCTGGGCCATGAGGTGGGAGGTGGAGTGCCTGATGATGTCCAGGCCATCCGCAGACTTATCGGTAATGATCTCGACCCTGGCGCCGTCAACCAAGGGAGTGACAACATCGACCTGAACACCGTCGATTTTTCCGGCTATGGCAGCCTTGGCAAGCCCCGCCCCGATGGAAGCGGCAAGATCGCGCACCGTGGCGCCCTCGGCAAGAACTCTCTCTGAACCATCCGGCAGCGTTACCCTTATGTCTCCCATCACTGGCCCCTTAACAGAAAAAGGCATCGAACCTTCGATGCCCCTTTCACAGCGTGCGCCACGAGCATTTTTCGAATGGTAGGCGCGGGCGGTCTCGAACCGCCGACCTCTACCGTGTCAAGGTAGCGCTCTCCCCCTGAGCTACGCGCCTCCAACCAAAACGAGCTTCATCATTTACCACTCAGTTCAAACGGTGTCAAGGCTTTATTTAAACATGAGATATTTTTTCAAGCACGGCGTTTTCCACCTCATGCTCGGTGATATCTGCCATACAACGCGCATTTTCAGGACATTTCGGCGTGTATCCGAAGGTGGTGCAGGGGGAACAGGGCAACTCCTTGTTGATTACCGTGTGGCAACCGTTTCGAGGCGCCCACTTCTTGGCCCGGCCGGGGCCGAAGAGGGAAACCGTGGGGATGCCGAGCCCGACGGCAATGTGAAGGATGCCCGAATCGCCGCTGACGAGAAGCGCCGAGCGCCCGATCACCGCTGCGGTAGCGGCGAGCCCGGTCCTTCCGCACAGAGAAAGACCGCCGACTGCCTCAACAGCACGACCGTCGGCACGCTCCGACTCGCCTCCGACCACAACGACGCCGATGCCCCGTTGCATCAGCAGCGCAGCAAGACTCGCGAAGCGTTCCGCCCCCCAACGCCGTTCCGCAATGCTTGCCCCGGGAAACAGTGCGACGTATCGCCGCCCTTTCAGCCCCCCGAGCAGTTGATCGACTGATTCGGCATCCCGGGCCGGGACAGCCAGAAATGAGCCCCCCACCTTCCCTGCCCCGCTGATGCCGAGCGGTGTCAGCAGACGCATGAAGCTGTCGGTCTCGTAGTCATCCTGCTCATACGGCATGGGATGGGTGAAGAGGCGACGGCGCCCGTTGGTTGCAAAGCCGATTTTGATCCCCGCCCGGACAATTCTGGCCACTACGGCCGAAAGCCGGTGCCACTGCTCCGTATCGATGACGATATCGTAGCGTGAACGCAGCACGGAGAGAAACTCAGCGGGAACATCGTAGCGGCTAACCGAACGGAGGCCGGGGCAGAGAGCAAAGGCGCCGGCATTGCGCCGTTCGGCCAGAATATCAATGGAGACGCCGGGGTAACTCTTGTGCAGTGCGCGCAGTGCGGGAGCAAGGAGGACAGCGTCGCCGATGCCGCCGGGGCGGATGACGAGGATGGACTTGGGCGGGGCGTTCGTTTCCCGCGGAACAGGCCGGGGCAACAACGATGCCGCCAGTCGTCCGGCTAACCGATCGACCTGCTTAAGTAGTAACAGTGTGGCTTTCATGCTCAATGCGCTGGCCGCTTCAGATGCAACCATTGAGAGTCGGCTCGTCCGCACCGTTCAGGATGCGGTCCACCACCTCTACACCCTGCATGAATGAATGGTCCATATTGCCCACCTCGTACTTCCATGCTCCGAAGCGTCCTCGCGAATACACGCCCTGCGATTCGAGGAACGGATTGATCACGGCAAGCGCTTCATCCCTGCCCACGGTAGGCACGGGATAGGAATACGGGATATCTATCACGTATCTGCTGATGATCCGCTCTCGTTCGCTTTCGGCGAGCATGCCGGCGTTTATCAGTCCCTGGATGGTTGTTTCAACGATCTCCGCGCGGTCAACCGGTTTGTGCGGAGAGTACGTAGTCTCGCACATGAGCGAGAAAAAGCGGCTGGTATCGCCATTCGGGACGTTCCATGGCGAATAGTTGTGAAAGTTGGTTACCCGGTAGAAGGGGCAATTGTCCTCGGGGAAATACATCCAGCACTTGCTGTCCCGCCTTTCCCCCTCGACACCGATGCCGACGATGAGGCCGCTGTTGTGGACCAGGCGACTGGCAGCCTCGCGCACGGGCTCGGGAACGTCCCGGCAGAGGCCTATGAAAATGTCGAGAGGAATGGTGGTAATGAGGGAGTCGTACCGTTCGCGCCGACCGTTGGAAAAGCCGAGTTCGCGGGCAGCAAGGTTAACCTCCGCCAATTCATGGGAGAACGAGATGCGATCCTGGAAACGAGTGGCGATGCTGCTGAAAATCGCCCCTGTACCACCCTTGTGAGGGAATTTGAAGGTATTGTTCGGCCCCCAGTTCACGTCATCAGTCTTCTCAGCTATGTTCTTCTCAATGCGGGCCAGATCGATGACGCTTACCCGTTCGCCGATCCACTCGCGAGACATTTCGTGGGGGGGGACGCCCCATACCTTTTTGTTGTAGGGCTCCATGAAATGCTTGACGATGCCGGCCCCGAAGACACGGTCCATCCATTCACGGAAGTTGGCTGCAAGGCTCGGAGATCCGGCCAGCGCCTTAAGGCCAGCCAGGCACTCTTCAAGGGCATCAGGCGGGAGGTGACGGATATTGTTCTGGAACGGGTATGGAACCCATGTTTCGCGGATGCGGACCCAGCACTCCCGCTGGTGCTCATACCAGGCGCCGTCAAGGGCCTCCTCCACCACACGGTCAAAATAGTCGTAGTGGGAGAAGAGGACGTGACCGCCGACGTCCCAGGTGAAGCCATGGTCGTCGACGTAGGAGGCGGAGAGGCCGCCGATCTGCTCGGTGGACTCGAAGAGATGCCAATTCTCCAACCCGAGTCCACGAAGACGATGAGCCGCACCAAGGCCGGTGGGACCAGCACCTATAATGAGGATGCTAGACATTGGCTCTCACTCGATTTTGCTCGCGGTGACAAGGATACGTTTCATGCCCAGCAGATGAGTACATTCCCTATCTCAGTTCTACTGTGTAGTACTTGACCGAACTGCCGTATCATAAAAGACCCGAGCATAACTATCAGCAACATAATCAAGGCTGAATATTTCCCGGTCGAATATTGATGGATAATTATCATTAAGTACACGTAAAATAGCTTCAGCAAATTGATCGACTTCTGCCCCTCTGCCTTGCCGTTGAACAACATATGGCGTCCCCACGTATTCTGAAATGGCTCCGACATCTGATGCGACAACCGGAACGTCCGTTGCCAATGCCTCTAGAATAGTAAGTGGGGCTCCCTCGTACGATGAAGTTAGTACTAACATGTCCGTTGAATTTAATACGATATGTATATCGTCCCGCGGCGCAACAAAACTAACTCGATCGGAAATTCCCAAGCTATCTGCAAGTCTTTTGGATTTATCAAGAAGATCGCCGTCTCCAGCCATATAGAAATAAACCTCCCCGAGCTTCCTCAATAGATGCTTAGCTACATCAAGAAACACATCAGGCCTTTTTTGTCGAGAAAAACGCCCAATGTAGCCGATCAAAGGAAAATTAGCTGGAACTCCGAGCTCATTTCTGAAAATTCCTTTAAGCGCAGAATCCTTCTTGAAACGAGTTGTATCGACCCCATTACGAATAATAATGAATTTGCCAGGATCAACTGAATAAGATCGCTTTATGTAAGATAAGAGGTGTTCGGATATAACAATGCTCTTGTCTATAAAAGGGTGT of Geobacter anodireducens contains these proteins:
- a CDS encoding amine oxidase, producing the protein MSSILIIGAGPTGLGAAHRLRGLGLENWHLFESTEQIGGLSASYVDDHGFTWDVGGHVLFSHYDYFDRVVEEALDGAWYEHQRECWVRIRETWVPYPFQNNIRHLPPDALEECLAGLKALAGSPSLAANFREWMDRVFGAGIVKHFMEPYNKKVWGVPPHEMSREWIGERVSVIDLARIEKNIAEKTDDVNWGPNNTFKFPHKGGTGAIFSSIATRFQDRISFSHELAEVNLAARELGFSNGRRERYDSLITTIPLDIFIGLCRDVPEPVREAASRLVHNSGLIVGIGVEGERRDSKCWMYFPEDNCPFYRVTNFHNYSPWNVPNGDTSRFFSLMCETTYSPHKPVDRAEIVETTIQGLINAGMLAESERERIISRYVIDIPYSYPVPTVGRDEALAVINPFLESQGVYSRGRFGAWKYEVGNMDHSFMQGVEVVDRILNGADEPTLNGCI
- a CDS encoding glycoside hydrolase produces the protein MNILYATCFLDVSGVTRLNYDILARLAGKNNIYVCETASDGRLTSKLENHFRDSFGEPFKLFRYPLPDRYRRFLEYLDSNAIDLVFNTHSLWVYEHIAKLKKDRSNLKVVDSLHVLEPYCFRGGYPDISANRYVHPFIDKSIVISEHLLSYIKRSYSVDPGKFIIIRNGVDTTRFKKDSALKGIFRNELGVPANFPLIGYIGRFSRQKRPDVFLDVAKHLLRKLGEVYFYMAGDGDLLDKSKRLADSLGISDRVSFVAPRDDIHIVLNSTDMLVLTSSYEGAPLTILEALATDVPVVASDVGAISEYVGTPYVVQRQGRGAEVDQFAEAILRVLNDNYPSIFDREIFSLDYVADSYARVFYDTAVRSSTTQ
- a CDS encoding heptosyltransferase, yielding MKATLLLLKQVDRLAGRLAASLLPRPVPRETNAPPKSILVIRPGGIGDAVLLAPALRALHKSYPGVSIDILAERRNAGAFALCPGLRSVSRYDVPAEFLSVLRSRYDIVIDTEQWHRLSAVVARIVRAGIKIGFATNGRRRLFTHPMPYEQDDYETDSFMRLLTPLGISGAGKVGGSFLAVPARDAESVDQLLGGLKGRRYVALFPGASIAERRWGAERFASLAALLMQRGIGVVVVGGESERADGRAVEAVGGLSLCGRTGLAATAAVIGRSALLVSGDSGILHIAVGLGIPTVSLFGPGRAKKWAPRNGCHTVINKELPCSPCTTFGYTPKCPENARCMADITEHEVENAVLEKISHV
- a CDS encoding threonine--tRNA ligase, whose amino-acid sequence is MPFSVKGPVMGDIRVTLPDGSERVLAEGATVRDLAASIGAGLAKAAIAGKIDGVQVDVVTPLVDGARVEIITDKSADGLDIIRHSTSHLMAQAVKQLFPTAKVTIGPAVETGFYYDFDVETPFSPEDLARIEERMRELAKADIPVERQVLSRDEAVRLFRDMGEEYKVEIIEALPEENVSLYRQGDFVDLCRGPHLPSTSFCRAFKLTSLAGAYWRGDEKNKMLQRVYGTAFADKKELEAYLEKIEEAKRRDHRKLGRELDLFSFSDDVGAGFVIWHPKGAMLRTLLEDFERREHLRRGYDIVVGPQILKTELWQRSGHYDNYRENMYFTEVEGQGFGIKPMNCLSHMMIYKSQLRSYRDLPLRFFELGTVHRHERAGVLHGLLRVRCFTQDDAHILCTPEQLDAEIKGVISFVNDVMGIFGFDYEMELSTRPEKSIGSDEDWERATGALLGALKDSGRPYEINEGDGAFYGPKIDIKLRDSLDRKWQCATIQCDFTLPERFDLTYVDADGERKRPVMVHRVILGSIERFIGVLIEHFAGNFPVWLSPVQAIVLTVTDNQQPYAAQVFESLRTNGVRVQKDFRNEKLGFKIREAQLQKIPYMLVIGDKEVESGTVTPRFRDGSNLAAMKPEEFVAFVNDEVKRFN